The sequence CTGATCTTCGCCTGCACCATTTCTTTGAGGCAGTTGAAGCACGGCTTGAGCGTCGTATAAAAAGCGGCGTCTTTGACCGAAATCCCAAGGCGCGCCGCCGAGAGTATTGCATTCTGCTCTGCGTGAACGCAGATACAAAGATCATAGCCCTTTCCCGAGCCAAACTCGTTTCGGCGCGAGCATCTTTCGCATCCGCCTGCCGTACAGTTCTTGACGTTTTCTGGCGTCCCGTTGTACCCCGTCGAGATCACTCGATCTTCTCGGACCAGGACCGCTCCCACCTTGTTGCCGAGACAATCCGCTCGCTTCCGGACTTTCATGGCGATTTCCATGAAGTACTCGGGCATTGCCGGACGGGCATCCGTCATTCCTATCCTCCAAGACAGAAGTGTCCTCGACGGCCTCAACTCTCCTTTTCCAGAATTTCGACGAGGCAAGGGGCGCCTTGCTGGAAGGCCTCGGCGTCCGCCCGCGAGCCGACAATGGCGCCAAAGTGCATGGGGATGGCAACCTTGGGCTGGATCACCTTGGCCGCCTCCACCGCCTCCTGAGCGGTCATAACGTAGGTCCCGCTGACGGGCAACAGCGCCACGTCAACTCCTTTGGCTGCGGCCATCTCCGGAATCTGATCCGTATCCCCCGCATGGTAGACCCGTTTCCCCTCGATGGTGAGAATGTACCCCACGCCCGTCCCCTTTGGGTGAAACGGGTTGCCGGGCGTGCGAAACTTATTCACGTTGTGCGCCGGGATCGCTTCGACCTCAACTCCGCCTACCTGTGTCTTCTGCCCCCCCTGAATACTGCGGACCTCCTTGACGGAAAGTTCCTTGAGCTGTCCCTGACACGGCGGTGGGGCGACCACGACGCTCTCGGGACTGATGACTTTTTTCACATCGGCCTCACTCAGGTGGTCAAAGTGGTCGTGAGTGATCAGGACCAGGTCGGCCTTCGGTGGCGATCCGGAAAGCTGGTAGGGGTCAATGTAGATAACTGTGTCCTTCTTGATTCGAAAGCTGTCATGTCCGAGCCAAGC comes from Candidatus Methylomirabilota bacterium and encodes:
- a CDS encoding dCMP deaminase family protein — translated: MTDARPAMPEYFMEIAMKVRKRADCLGNKVGAVLVREDRVISTGYNGTPENVKNCTAGGCERCSRRNEFGSGKGYDLCICVHAEQNAILSAARLGISVKDAAFYTTLKPCFNCLKEMVQAKISAVYYLHDWQAPDADFQRQYDVLEGRIPGGVKHLPLEDPEKAWAVSK
- a CDS encoding MBL fold metallo-hydrolase codes for the protein MMFNYEGIEIAWLGHDSFRIKKDTVIYIDPYQLSGSPPKADLVLITHDHFDHLSEADVKKVISPESVVVAPPPCQGQLKELSVKEVRSIQGGQKTQVGGVEVEAIPAHNVNKFRTPGNPFHPKGTGVGYILTIEGKRVYHAGDTDQIPEMAAAKGVDVALLPVSGTYVMTAQEAVEAAKVIQPKVAIPMHFGAIVGSRADAEAFQQGAPCLVEILEKES